In the genome of Quercus robur chromosome 3, dhQueRobu3.1, whole genome shotgun sequence, one region contains:
- the LOC126716718 gene encoding putative pentatricopeptide repeat-containing protein At1g12700, mitochondrial: MESFGISPDVYTLNVLINCFCNLNRVDFGFSVLATILKLGYHPNSITLNTLVKGLCLQGNIAGAVRLVADVEKNAYQPNEITCGMILNGLCKIGETDMAVRLLRKIEEKYFEPNVVFYNTIINSLCKDRLVTKALNLLLEMRSKGIQPNVVTYTCLIQGLCNFSRWREANTLLNEMSQRTVMPNLQTFSILVDTLCKEGMLTEANKVFTMMIQRGIEPNTVTYSSLIDGYCLQNKMDDAIKTFNMMVERGCSPNVFSYNILINGYCKIKRIDEARSLFDEMSNKGVAPNVVTYSTLIGGFCQVERPQAALDLFQKMQARGQLPNPQAYAILLDGLCKNKKIGEALALFQEMEDKELDHNIVFYNILIDSMCNARELTTAREIFNGLLAKGLQLDVKTYNIMIKGFCKEGLIDEVSELLEKMDGNHFSPDDRTYNTIIQGLLQQNETAKALELVKIMVDKGFSANATTASMVVDLLSANPGNKALQELLHY, encoded by the coding sequence ATGGAATCATTCGGAATCTCACCCGATGTTTATACTCTCAATGTTTTGATTAACTGCTTCTGCAATTTGAACCGGGTGGATTTCGGGTTCTCTGTCTTGGCAACAATATTGAAACTTGGTTACCACCCAAACTCTATTACTCTAAACACTCTTGTCAAGGGGCTGTGTCTTCAAGGTAACATTGCTGGAGCTGTGAGGTTGGTTGCAGATGTGGAGAAGAACGCGTATCAACCTAATGAAATTACTTGTGGGATGATACTAAATGGTCTGTGTAAGATTGGTGAGACTGATATGGCTGTTAGGTTGCTCAGGAAGATAGAAGAAAAGTATTTTGAACCCAATGTAGTGTTCTATAACACAATTATTAACAGTTTATGCAAGGATAGATTGGTAACTAAGGCTTTGAACCTTTTGCTTGAAATGAGGAGCAAAGGTATTCAACCGAATGTTGTCACTTACACGTGCTTAATTCAAGGCTTGTGCAATTTCAGCCGATGGAGGGAGGCTAATACTTTGTTGAATGAGATGTCACAAAGGACGGTCATGCCAAATTTGCAAACCTTTAGCATATTGGTGGACACACTCTGCAAGGAAGGGATGTTGACCGAGGCAAACAAAGTTTTTACCATGATGATTCAAAGAGGCATTGAGCCTAACACAGTCACATATAGCTCTCTGATTGATGGTTATTGTTTACAAAACAAAATGGATGATGCTATCAAAACATTTAATATGATGGTTGAGAGAGGTTGTTCACCTAATGTGTTTAGCTATAACATATTAATCAATGGATAttgcaaaattaaaagaattgaTGAAGCAAGGAGTCTCTTTGATGAAATGTCCAACAAGGGAGTGGCTCCCAATGTTGTGACTTATAGCACTCTTATAGGTGGGTTTTGTCAAGTGGAGAGACCCCAGGCTGCACTAGACCTATTTCAAAAGATGCAAGCACGTGGCCAACTTCCAAATCCCCAAGCCTATGCTATCTTGTTGGATGGCCTTtgtaagaacaaaaaaattggggAGGCGTTGGCATTGTTTCAAGAGATGGAAGACAAAGAGTTGGACCACAATATTGTGTTTTACAACATCTTGATTGACAGTATGTGCAATGCAAGGGAACTTACAACTGCAAGAGAAATCTTTAATGGTCTTCTTGCAAAAGGATTGCAACTTGATGTTAAGACTTACAATATAATGATCAAAGGGTTTTGCAAAGAGGGGTTAATTGATGAAGTGAGTGAGCTGCTAGAGAAAATGGATGGGAACCATTTCTCTCCTGATGATCGCACATATAACACAATCATCCAAGGGTTGCTGCAACAAAATGAGACAGCAAAGGCTTTGGAACTTGTTAAGATAATGGTTGACAAAGGTTTTTCAGCAAATGCAACCACTGCATCCATGGTGGTTGACTTACTATCTGCAAATCCAGGAAATAAAGCACTTCAAGAATTACTTCATTATTAA